From Virgibacillus ihumii, the proteins below share one genomic window:
- a CDS encoding DinB family protein translates to MSELMYTQFNTTRNMLLKKISDLDPKNLDVQPIGFNNSIHWQLGHILTVTEQFMFGFPENTDNIPANYKDLFGPGSKPADWSDNVPSVEKLETQLKEQLERLNAIPAKQFGEKLPEPVLGNETVGELAVMAAFHEANHLGRIHSMEKVIKNQ, encoded by the coding sequence ATGAGTGAATTAATGTACACGCAGTTCAACACAACAAGAAATATGCTTTTGAAAAAAATCAGCGACTTGGATCCAAAAAATCTTGATGTCCAGCCGATTGGTTTCAACAACTCAATCCACTGGCAGCTCGGTCACATTCTAACAGTAACCGAACAATTTATGTTTGGCTTTCCGGAAAATACTGATAACATTCCGGCCAACTATAAGGATTTATTTGGACCAGGGTCAAAACCTGCTGACTGGTCGGATAATGTGCCGTCGGTGGAAAAATTAGAAACGCAATTGAAAGAGCAACTTGAACGGCTTAATGCCATTCCCGCGAAGCAATTCGGTGAAAAATTACCGGAACCTGTACTTGGGAATGAGACTGTTGGAGAGTTGGCTGTTATGGCGGCTTTCCATGAAGCAAACCATCTGGGTCGGATTCATTCCATGGAAAAAGTCATTAAAAACCAGTAA
- a CDS encoding acetyl-CoA hydrolase/transferase family protein: MSTTAYDRIRAPHLQDRVVTAKEAASWITDGMTLGMSGFTRAGDVKAVPTALVNRAETESFKVNVFTGASMGCDIDKLFAEAGIVNKRLPFQADPSMRKKINQGEHLFVDHHLSHTSELVRSNVLETIDFAILEAITISEDGLVIPSTSIGNSLVFAEHAENVIIEINLAQSELLEGIHDLYSPGKQGERNPISLTKPDDRIGTEGIAVAPEKIKGIVFTNQEDSPSTIVKPDEETKIMADHLLAFLRDEVKSGRLTERLAPIQSGIGSVANAVLHGMVDSEFEHLDVYSEVLQDAVFDLIDAGKVDFASCCSITLSDEKMKTVFSNFEKYKDKLIMRPQEITNHPEVIRRLGLISINTALEFDIYGNVNSTHVSGTKMMNGIGGSGDFARNARLAVFVTKSIAKNGDVSSIVPFVPHVDHTEHDVDIVVTEQGYADLRGLAPRERVPLIIENCAHPSYRKQLWDYYQEALERGGQTPHVLEKALSWHTNFKENGTMRELVAEEM; encoded by the coding sequence ATGAGTACTACTGCTTATGACCGTATCAGAGCCCCTCATCTGCAGGATCGGGTTGTAACAGCCAAAGAAGCGGCTTCCTGGATTACAGATGGAATGACATTGGGCATGAGCGGATTTACACGTGCAGGAGATGTGAAAGCGGTGCCAACAGCGCTTGTTAACCGAGCTGAAACGGAATCCTTTAAAGTGAATGTATTTACAGGAGCCTCAATGGGTTGTGATATTGATAAATTGTTTGCCGAAGCAGGGATAGTCAATAAGCGATTGCCGTTTCAGGCAGATCCGTCCATGCGAAAAAAAATTAATCAAGGTGAGCACTTATTCGTCGATCATCATTTATCACATACTTCGGAGCTTGTTCGCAGTAATGTACTGGAAACGATTGATTTCGCCATTTTGGAAGCGATTACTATCTCAGAGGACGGTTTAGTAATCCCATCCACCTCAATTGGCAATTCACTTGTTTTTGCTGAACATGCGGAAAACGTAATCATCGAAATCAATCTGGCACAATCGGAATTGCTGGAAGGAATCCATGATCTGTACAGTCCGGGCAAACAGGGTGAGCGGAATCCTATTTCGCTGACTAAGCCGGATGACCGTATTGGCACAGAAGGAATCGCCGTGGCTCCTGAAAAGATTAAGGGGATAGTGTTCACTAATCAGGAGGACTCACCATCAACGATTGTAAAACCGGATGAGGAAACGAAAATCATGGCTGATCATTTACTTGCTTTTCTGCGTGATGAGGTAAAATCCGGAAGACTTACGGAACGTCTTGCGCCTATTCAATCTGGAATCGGTTCTGTAGCAAATGCAGTATTGCATGGTATGGTCGACTCGGAGTTCGAGCACCTTGATGTCTATTCCGAAGTGCTGCAGGATGCGGTGTTTGACCTGATTGATGCAGGGAAAGTGGATTTTGCATCATGCTGTTCGATTACGTTGTCTGATGAAAAAATGAAAACGGTTTTTTCCAATTTTGAAAAGTATAAGGACAAATTGATTATGCGGCCGCAGGAAATTACCAATCACCCGGAAGTTATCCGCCGTCTTGGACTCATTTCCATTAATACGGCACTGGAGTTTGATATTTATGGAAATGTTAATTCCACCCATGTGTCAGGAACCAAAATGATGAACGGAATTGGCGGATCAGGTGATTTCGCTCGGAATGCGAGACTGGCTGTGTTTGTGACCAAATCGATTGCCAAAAACGGGGATGTTTCGAGTATTGTACCGTTTGTGCCGCACGTCGATCATACGGAGCATGACGTGGACATCGTTGTAACCGAACAGGGGTATGCGGATTTGCGCGGGTTGGCGCCGCGTGAACGAGTACCTTTGATCATCGAAAATTGTGCGCATCCATCGTACCGCAAGCAGCTTTGGGACTATTACCAGGAAGCACTGGAACGCGGCGGTCAGACACCGCACGTACTGGAAAAAGCATTATCCTGGCATACTAACTTCAAAGAAAATGGTACCATGCGCGAATTAGTCGCAGAAGAAATGTAA
- a CDS encoding LytTR family DNA-binding domain-containing protein — MEKLTLGSLLDVIGELFSDEISIAVSNTNEYIYYRPSKRVDLKIRRGDPVKDGTIAHKALQTEQKVSEFINRDVFGVPYHGMAVPFHYDGALQGCVTAIYPALTEGKSVVTVKTEDGWKPIPFDEVKYLEVKERKTHVYAAEYIGTNKKALQDFEYMLPKEYFIRCHRSFIVNVNHIADIFPDTHSTFLLSMNNGAQIPVSQSYSSYFRKLLGF, encoded by the coding sequence ATGGAAAAATTAACGTTAGGATCGCTGCTGGACGTGATTGGGGAATTGTTTTCCGATGAAATTTCAATTGCCGTTTCTAATACGAACGAATATATATATTACCGTCCCAGCAAACGGGTAGATTTAAAAATCAGAAGGGGTGATCCTGTCAAAGACGGAACGATTGCCCATAAAGCGTTGCAAACCGAACAAAAGGTGTCTGAGTTTATTAACCGTGATGTGTTTGGTGTGCCCTATCATGGAATGGCTGTTCCATTTCATTATGATGGCGCGCTGCAGGGCTGTGTAACAGCAATTTATCCGGCGTTAACGGAAGGGAAGTCGGTCGTAACGGTAAAAACTGAGGACGGATGGAAACCAATTCCATTTGATGAGGTGAAATATCTGGAAGTCAAAGAAAGAAAAACACATGTATATGCAGCGGAATATATTGGAACCAATAAAAAGGCTCTTCAGGATTTTGAATACATGCTGCCGAAGGAGTACTTCATTCGTTGTCATCGGTCTTTTATCGTTAATGTGAATCATATTGCGGATATTTTTCCTGACACCCATTCCACGTTTTTGCTGTCGATGAATAATGGTGCACAGATTCCTGTCAGCCAGTCCTATTCAAGTTATTTTCGGAAATTGCTCGGATTTTGA
- a CDS encoding NAD(P)/FAD-dependent oxidoreductase, protein MKNLVILGGGYGGLRIVVSLIEQNLPEDVHITVIDRNPYHSIKTEFYTIAAGTSADKDVRMAFPEHEKVSYIYAEINEIEVENQQIIFHDRSEPVPFDYLVIGLGCEDDYHGIEGASKFTESVQTFGAARRAGMAIGNLKAYGKATIVGAGLSGIEVASEIRESRPDLNIRLLDRGASVLKAFDKKIQNYVEDWFMKRDVEVVHHANVEYVEQDGVCNNGICYMNDVTVWTAGVKPNHIASSLPFEKDRQEKLVVNEFFQIPESPNIYVVGDCASSEHSPSGQLAGEQGERIAPILTAVLNGKQPDNPKEIKLKGTLGSLGSSEGFGEMMTRSVTGYLPRLAKSGVLWLNKRH, encoded by the coding sequence ATGAAAAATCTTGTCATCTTAGGCGGTGGCTATGGCGGCCTTCGAATTGTAGTATCACTCATTGAACAAAACCTCCCTGAGGATGTTCATATCACCGTCATCGACCGCAACCCGTACCATTCAATAAAAACAGAATTTTACACAATTGCTGCCGGAACATCTGCTGATAAAGATGTCCGCATGGCGTTTCCAGAACATGAAAAAGTCAGCTATATTTATGCTGAAATTAATGAAATTGAAGTCGAAAATCAACAGATCATTTTCCACGATCGAAGCGAGCCGGTACCATTCGACTATCTCGTCATCGGGCTCGGCTGTGAAGATGACTATCATGGAATTGAAGGTGCATCCAAATTTACGGAGAGCGTTCAAACATTTGGCGCCGCCCGTCGTGCCGGGATGGCCATCGGCAATCTGAAAGCCTATGGAAAAGCAACGATCGTAGGTGCAGGTCTGAGCGGTATTGAAGTAGCCTCTGAAATAAGGGAAAGCAGACCGGATTTGAACATCCGCCTTCTTGACCGCGGTGCTTCCGTATTGAAAGCATTTGATAAAAAAATTCAAAACTATGTGGAAGACTGGTTTATGAAAAGAGATGTAGAAGTAGTTCACCATGCGAACGTGGAATATGTGGAACAAGATGGCGTCTGCAACAATGGCATCTGTTACATGAACGATGTAACCGTTTGGACTGCCGGAGTTAAGCCTAACCATATTGCAAGTTCACTACCATTTGAAAAAGACAGACAGGAAAAACTAGTTGTCAATGAATTTTTCCAAATCCCTGAGTCGCCTAACATTTATGTTGTCGGAGATTGTGCTTCATCCGAACATTCACCGAGCGGACAGCTTGCTGGTGAACAAGGAGAGCGAATTGCGCCAATTCTTACTGCTGTTTTAAACGGAAAACAACCGGATAATCCGAAAGAGATAAAATTAAAAGGAACGCTCGGTTCGCTGGGAAGCTCAGAAGGATTCGGCGAAATGATGACCCGATCTGTCACGGGGTATCTTCCACGCCTGGCCAAATCAGGTGTGTTATGGCTTAACAAGCGACATTAA
- a CDS encoding Rrf2 family transcriptional regulator encodes MKNSRFAVAVHILALTYSQSRDYLTSEFIASSVNTNAVVIRRISGMLKKAGLLTSQAGIPGVGITKDPAEITLLDVYKAVDESGQSFAVHENPNPNCLVGGRIQDTLEKKFAAAQQAMENELANQTLADVMEDLFEKGSIN; translated from the coding sequence ATGAAAAACAGTCGATTTGCTGTTGCAGTTCATATTCTGGCATTGACATACAGCCAATCAAGGGATTACCTCACTTCTGAATTTATTGCAAGCAGTGTGAACACAAACGCGGTAGTCATCCGCCGCATCAGCGGTATGCTGAAGAAAGCGGGATTATTAACTTCACAGGCAGGCATTCCGGGGGTAGGCATTACAAAAGACCCTGCTGAAATCACGTTACTGGATGTTTATAAGGCAGTCGATGAGAGCGGACAATCTTTTGCTGTTCACGAAAATCCTAATCCAAATTGTCTGGTCGGGGGTCGAATTCAGGATACACTTGAAAAAAAGTTTGCTGCAGCACAGCAGGCAATGGAAAATGAATTAGCGAATCAAACATTGGCTGATGTCATGGAAGATCTCTTTGAAAAGGGCTCTATTAATTGA
- a CDS encoding NAD(P)-dependent oxidoreductase, with translation MKIGIIGASGKAGNFILKETAKRGHDVTAIVRNAAKITDESVTVVEKNIFDLTSEDIKQYDAVVNAFGAPLGEEQPHVDAGHALIEALKGTGTKAVIVGGAGSLYVDEGKTTQVIDTPDFPDAFKPTANGQARNLKELQETDGITWTFISPSAIFDPEGKRTGNYQSGKDQLLVNSKGDSYISYADFAVAVVDEIEDPKHINGRFTVVGEKE, from the coding sequence ATGAAGATAGGCATTATTGGAGCAAGTGGAAAAGCAGGCAATTTTATTTTAAAAGAAACAGCTAAAAGAGGACATGATGTTACGGCAATTGTACGCAATGCAGCTAAAATCACCGATGAGAGCGTAACAGTTGTTGAAAAGAATATTTTCGACCTGACCTCAGAAGATATTAAACAATATGACGCCGTAGTCAACGCATTCGGTGCTCCACTCGGAGAAGAACAGCCACATGTTGATGCCGGTCACGCACTAATCGAAGCATTAAAAGGAACAGGCACCAAAGCAGTCATCGTCGGCGGTGCCGGAAGTCTGTATGTGGATGAAGGAAAAACAACGCAAGTAATCGATACACCGGACTTCCCTGATGCTTTTAAACCGACTGCAAACGGACAGGCCAGGAACTTGAAAGAATTACAGGAGACAGACGGTATCACCTGGACGTTTATCAGCCCGTCTGCAATATTTGACCCTGAAGGAAAAAGAACCGGAAATTATCAGTCAGGAAAAGATCAGCTTCTGGTTAATTCAAAAGGCGACAGCTACATCAGCTATGCCGATTTTGCTGTAGCAGTAGTGGATGAAATTGAAGATCCAAAACATATTAATGGGCGTTTTACTGTTGTTGGTGAAAAAGAATAG
- a CDS encoding ester cyclase: MPTEEKKQIVETWFMEAFTKGDLSVIDRIASKDMITYSQGHDEGFKGRENFKNWLAWYCESFVDRNWIVHDIIEEGDKVVTRYTGHSIYKGGLLDIPSTDQNVKETGIIIFRVNDGKVVEQWCEMSDLQVVQQLGAKIEVNF, translated from the coding sequence ATGCCCACTGAAGAAAAAAAGCAAATAGTTGAAACATGGTTCATGGAGGCCTTTACGAAAGGGGATTTGTCCGTGATTGATCGGATTGCATCCAAGGATATGATCACCTACTCGCAAGGCCATGATGAAGGGTTTAAAGGCAGGGAAAATTTTAAAAATTGGCTGGCTTGGTACTGTGAATCGTTTGTGGACCGTAATTGGATTGTTCATGACATTATAGAAGAAGGTGACAAAGTTGTTACCCGTTATACAGGTCATAGCATCTACAAAGGCGGATTACTCGATATTCCATCAACAGACCAGAACGTTAAGGAAACGGGAATTATTATTTTTCGAGTCAACGATGGAAAAGTGGTCGAGCAATGGTGCGAAATGAGTGATTTGCAGGTTGTCCAGCAGCTTGGTGCTAAGATTGAAGTGAACTTTTAA
- a CDS encoding YjzC family protein → MGEYSHFRFGQKAPKNGVYKEIGETGTSVSDPKIVKLESGEKFPQNSNHDRVWTIEKN, encoded by the coding sequence ATGGGTGAATACAGTCATTTTCGTTTCGGACAAAAAGCACCAAAAAACGGTGTGTACAAAGAAATTGGTGAAACCGGAACAAGTGTCAGTGATCCAAAAATCGTTAAACTGGAGTCTGGAGAAAAATTTCCGCAAAACTCGAATCATGATCGTGTGTGGACGATTGAGAAAAATTGA